Proteins encoded together in one Streptomyces sp. NA04227 window:
- the dhaK gene encoding dihydroxyacetone kinase subunit DhaK, with product MKMLINVPETVVPDALRGLAAAHPELTVDVENRVVVRRDAPVEGKVALVSGGGSGHEPLHGGFVGPGMLSAACPGEVFTSPVPDQMVRAAAAVDSGAGVLFVVKNYTGDVLNFDMAAELAEDEGVQIAKVLVNDDVAVQDSTYTAGRRGTGATLFVHKIAGAAADEGMPLDQVAAIGHRVNERARTFGVALSACSTPAKGSPTFDLPAGELELGIGIHGEPGRERRPMMTSREIADYVLDSVLTDLQPRNPVLVLVNGMGATPLIELYGFHAEVARVLGERKVTVARTLVGNYVTSLDMAGVSVTLCEIDEELLRLWDAPVRTPALRWGV from the coding sequence ATGAAGATGCTCATCAACGTCCCCGAGACCGTCGTCCCGGACGCCCTGCGCGGTCTGGCCGCGGCCCACCCCGAGCTGACCGTCGACGTCGAGAACCGCGTGGTCGTCAGGCGTGACGCCCCGGTGGAGGGCAAGGTGGCCCTGGTCTCCGGCGGCGGCTCGGGGCACGAGCCGCTGCACGGCGGGTTCGTCGGGCCCGGCATGCTCTCGGCGGCCTGTCCGGGTGAGGTGTTCACCTCGCCGGTGCCCGACCAGATGGTGCGTGCCGCGGCGGCCGTGGACAGTGGCGCGGGCGTCCTCTTCGTGGTGAAGAACTACACGGGCGACGTCCTGAACTTCGACATGGCCGCCGAACTCGCCGAGGACGAGGGCGTGCAGATCGCCAAGGTGCTCGTCAACGACGACGTGGCGGTGCAGGACAGTACGTACACGGCGGGGCGGCGCGGAACCGGGGCCACCCTGTTCGTGCACAAGATCGCGGGGGCGGCGGCGGACGAGGGCATGCCGCTCGACCAGGTCGCGGCGATCGGGCACCGGGTCAACGAACGTGCGCGGACCTTCGGTGTCGCGCTCAGCGCGTGCAGCACCCCGGCCAAGGGCAGCCCCACCTTCGACCTGCCCGCGGGCGAACTGGAACTCGGCATCGGCATCCACGGCGAGCCCGGCCGGGAGCGGCGCCCCATGATGACCTCCCGCGAGATCGCCGACTACGTACTGGACAGCGTCCTGACCGACCTTCAGCCCCGTAATCCGGTCTTGGTGCTCGTCAACGGCATGGGCGCCACCCCGCTGATCGAGTTGTACGGATTCCACGCCGAGGTCGCCCGGGTCCTCGGCGAGCGCAAGGTCACGGTGGCCCGGACCCTGGTCGGCAACTACGTGACCTCGCTCGACATGGCCGGGGTCTCGGTCACCCTGTGCGAGATCGACGAGGAGCTGCTGCGGCTGTGGGACGCGCCGGTGCGTACTCCGGCGCTGCGCTGGGGAGTCTGA
- the dhaL gene encoding dihydroxyacetone kinase subunit DhaL — translation MLDAAFFRRWMAEAAAVVTREADRLTELDSPIGDADHGNNLQRGFAAVVTALDAQDPKTPGAVLVLCGGKLISTVGGASGPLYGTLLRRTGKALGDAPEVSREDLAGALGTGVQAVSTLGGAAAGDKTMLDALLPAVEALAVSFEAARAAAEQGSRDTIPLRARKGRASYLGERSVGHEDPGAASSALLIAALADTADTATDTTAPAKDGSDV, via the coding sequence GTGCTCGATGCCGCATTCTTCCGGCGCTGGATGGCCGAAGCCGCCGCCGTGGTCACCCGCGAGGCGGACCGGCTGACCGAACTCGACTCGCCGATCGGCGACGCCGACCACGGCAACAATCTGCAACGCGGCTTCGCGGCCGTCGTCACGGCCCTCGACGCGCAGGACCCGAAGACCCCGGGCGCGGTGCTGGTCCTGTGCGGCGGCAAGCTCATCTCCACCGTCGGCGGGGCCTCGGGCCCGCTGTACGGGACCTTGCTGCGGCGTACGGGCAAGGCGCTCGGCGACGCCCCGGAGGTGTCGCGCGAGGACCTGGCCGGGGCGCTGGGCACGGGGGTTCAGGCCGTGAGCACCCTGGGCGGCGCGGCGGCCGGGGACAAGACCATGCTGGACGCCCTGCTCCCGGCCGTCGAGGCACTGGCCGTCTCCTTCGAGGCGGCGCGCGCGGCGGCCGAGCAGGGCTCCCGCGACACCATCCCGCTGCGGGCCCGCAAGGGCAGGGCGAGTTACCTCGGTGAGCGCAGCGTCGGTCACGAGGATCCGGGCGCCGCCTCCTCGGCGCTGCTGATCGCCGCTCTCGCGGACACGGCGGACACCGCGACGGACACGACCGCCCCGGCAAAGGACGGCAGCGATGTCTGA
- a CDS encoding PTS-dependent dihydroxyacetone kinase phosphotransferase subunit DhaM gives MSEPTGKPADGPVGLVLVSHSAALAEAVAELARGLSPGSEVPLAAAGGGPDGSLGTSAERITAAAAAADRGAGVAVLADLGSAVLTVKALLAEGDELPDGTRLVDAPFVEGAVAALATAATGAGMDEVLAAAADAYAYRKV, from the coding sequence ATGTCTGAACCGACCGGGAAGCCCGCCGACGGACCGGTCGGCCTCGTTCTCGTCTCGCACAGTGCCGCTCTCGCCGAGGCGGTCGCCGAGCTGGCCCGGGGCCTCTCGCCGGGCTCCGAGGTCCCGCTCGCCGCGGCGGGTGGCGGACCGGACGGCTCCCTGGGTACGAGCGCGGAGCGCATCACGGCCGCGGCGGCCGCGGCGGACCGCGGCGCGGGCGTCGCGGTGCTGGCCGATCTCGGCAGCGCCGTCCTCACCGTGAAGGCCCTGCTCGCCGAGGGGGACGAACTCCCGGACGGGACACGACTGGTGGACGCCCCCTTCGTCGAGGGCGCGGTGGCGGCACTGGCGACCGCGGCCACCGGGGCGGGAATGGACGAGGTGCTCGCGGCCGCCGCCGACGCGTACGCCTACCGCAAGGTCTGA
- a CDS encoding PadR family transcriptional regulator, with product MSLPHAILIALLEKPSSGLELTRRFDKSIGYFWQATHQQIYRELGKLERQGHIRAIEPAQPAQGQRKEYEVLPAGREELRRWTAESDEPRRPRDPLMLRLRAAGVLGTEGVADELRRHLALHQRQLADYEEIEKRDVARSKDTERDRMQRLVLRGGIMMETFWVEWLAEALREFPGTEAAETEPGTEQSSDTAPRLSEDDTA from the coding sequence ATGTCCCTCCCGCACGCGATCCTCATCGCCCTGCTCGAAAAGCCCTCCTCGGGACTCGAACTGACCCGCCGGTTCGACAAGTCGATCGGGTACTTCTGGCAGGCCACGCACCAGCAGATCTATCGCGAGCTGGGAAAACTCGAACGCCAGGGCCACATCAGGGCCATTGAGCCCGCCCAGCCCGCGCAGGGCCAGCGCAAGGAGTACGAGGTGCTCCCGGCCGGGCGTGAGGAACTGCGGCGCTGGACCGCCGAGTCGGACGAACCCAGGCGCCCCCGCGACCCGCTGATGCTGCGTCTGCGCGCCGCGGGCGTCCTGGGCACCGAGGGCGTGGCGGACGAACTGCGCCGCCATCTCGCCCTGCACCAGCGGCAGTTGGCGGACTACGAGGAGATCGAGAAGCGCGACGTCGCCCGCAGCAAGGACACCGAACGGGACCGGATGCAACGTCTCGTACTGCGCGGCGGCATCATGATGGAGACCTTCTGGGTCGAGTGGCTCGCCGAGGCGCTCCGCGAGTTCCCCGGCACCGAGGCAGCGGAGACCGAGCCGGGGACCGAGCAGTCCTCGGACACCGCTCCGCGCCTGTCCGAGGACGACACCGCCTGA
- a CDS encoding NADPH-dependent 2,4-dienoyl-CoA reductase — MNRYPHLLEPLDLGFTTLPNRVIMGSMHVGLEEAERGFERMAEFYAARARGGVGLIVTGGIAPNEEGRPWAGGAKLTNDEEVAQHRLITEAVHREGGRIAMQILHFGRYAYHEDLVAPSAIQAPISPFPPHALTDEQVEQTIEDFARAAELAKAAGYDGVEVMGSEGYLINEFIAAATNHREDRWGGSYENRMRFPVEIVRRVRERVGTDFVIIYRLSMLDLVPGGSTFEEVRTLARAVEAAGASIINTGIGWHEARIPTIATSVPRGAYAWVTKKLMGEVSVPLVAVNRINTPEIAEQLLADGTSDMVSLARPLLADPDFVAKAEAQQPESINTCIGCNQACLDHTFNLQITSCLVNPRACHETELVLSPTRLRKRVAVVGAGPAGLACAVSAAERGHEVTLYDAATEVGGQLNIARKVPGKQEFDETLRYFRHQLETFGVDVRLGSPVTTEKLLTESYDEVVVATGVSPRTPEIPGVDHPSVVGYLDVLRDGAHVGERVAILGAGGIGFDVAEFLTDEGDGASEDPEVFFRHWGVDMEYRAGGGLGAPERPKPPRSVHLLQRKTSKVGAGLGKTTGWIHRLELRHRGVNMVAGVAYERIDDEGVHISVDGRSEVLAVDTVVLCTGQEPRRDLYEELRAAGVEAHLIGGADVAAELDAKRAIKQGTEVAATL, encoded by the coding sequence ATGAACCGATACCCGCACCTGCTCGAACCGCTCGACCTGGGCTTCACCACGCTGCCGAACCGCGTGATCATGGGCTCGATGCACGTCGGTCTCGAGGAGGCCGAGCGAGGCTTCGAGCGGATGGCGGAGTTCTACGCGGCCCGCGCGCGCGGCGGCGTGGGCCTCATCGTCACCGGCGGCATCGCCCCGAACGAGGAGGGGCGCCCGTGGGCGGGCGGCGCCAAGCTGACCAACGACGAGGAAGTCGCCCAGCACCGCCTGATCACCGAGGCCGTGCACCGCGAGGGCGGCCGTATCGCCATGCAGATCCTGCACTTCGGCCGGTACGCCTACCACGAGGACCTCGTCGCGCCGAGCGCGATCCAGGCTCCGATCAGCCCCTTCCCGCCGCACGCCCTCACCGACGAACAGGTCGAGCAGACCATCGAGGACTTCGCGCGCGCGGCCGAGCTCGCCAAGGCGGCGGGCTACGACGGCGTCGAGGTCATGGGCTCCGAGGGCTACCTCATCAACGAGTTCATCGCCGCCGCGACCAACCACCGCGAGGACCGCTGGGGCGGCTCGTACGAGAACCGGATGCGCTTCCCGGTGGAGATCGTCCGGCGGGTGCGCGAGCGCGTCGGTACGGACTTCGTGATCATCTACCGGCTCTCGATGCTGGACCTGGTCCCGGGCGGCTCGACCTTCGAGGAGGTCCGCACCCTGGCCCGCGCCGTGGAGGCCGCCGGGGCGAGCATCATCAACACCGGAATCGGCTGGCACGAGGCCCGTATCCCGACCATCGCGACCTCCGTGCCGCGCGGCGCGTACGCCTGGGTGACCAAGAAGCTGATGGGCGAGGTCTCCGTGCCCCTCGTCGCCGTCAACCGCATCAACACCCCGGAAATCGCCGAGCAGTTGCTCGCCGACGGCACCTCCGACATGGTCTCGCTGGCCCGTCCGCTGCTCGCCGACCCGGACTTCGTCGCCAAGGCCGAGGCCCAGCAGCCGGAGAGCATCAACACCTGCATCGGATGCAACCAGGCCTGCCTCGACCACACCTTCAACCTGCAGATCACCTCCTGCCTGGTGAACCCGCGCGCCTGCCACGAGACCGAACTGGTCCTCTCCCCGACCCGGCTGCGCAAGCGCGTCGCCGTCGTCGGCGCGGGCCCGGCCGGTCTGGCCTGCGCGGTCTCCGCCGCCGAGCGCGGGCACGAGGTCACCCTGTACGACGCCGCCACCGAGGTCGGCGGCCAGCTCAACATCGCCCGCAAGGTGCCAGGCAAGCAGGAGTTCGACGAGACCCTGCGCTACTTCCGCCACCAGCTGGAGACGTTCGGCGTGGACGTCCGCCTGGGCAGCCCGGTCACCACGGAGAAGCTGCTGACCGAGTCGTACGACGAGGTCGTGGTCGCCACCGGTGTCAGCCCCCGTACGCCGGAGATCCCCGGTGTGGACCACCCGAGCGTCGTCGGCTACCTCGACGTGCTGCGCGACGGGGCGCACGTCGGTGAGCGGGTCGCGATCCTCGGCGCCGGCGGTATCGGCTTCGACGTGGCCGAGTTCCTCACCGACGAAGGGGACGGGGCCAGCGAGGACCCGGAGGTCTTCTTCCGGCACTGGGGCGTGGACATGGAGTACCGGGCGGGCGGCGGCCTCGGCGCGCCCGAGCGGCCCAAGCCGCCGCGCTCGGTCCACCTGCTCCAGCGCAAGACCTCCAAGGTGGGCGCGGGCCTCGGCAAGACCACCGGCTGGATCCACCGCCTCGAACTGCGCCACCGCGGTGTGAACATGGTCGCCGGTGTCGCCTACGAGCGCATCGACGACGAGGGCGTGCACATCTCGGTCGACGGGCGCAGCGAGGTCCTCGCCGTGGACACCGTGGTCCTGTGCACCGGCCAGGAACCCCGCCGCGACCTCTACGAGGAGCTGCGCGCCGCCGGAGTCGAGGCACACCTCATCGGCGGCGCCGACGTGGCCGCCGAACTGGACGCCAAGCGCGCCATCAAGCAGGGCACCGAAGTGGCCGCCACCCTGTGA
- a CDS encoding GNAT family N-acetyltransferase, whose product MGAERPHPLDNPAHWALSGPQSHLAMARGRVRRFPLEVSPWSAVPGEPEAADWADLARLTGGGNTALLLTLTRPPAGWEILFDAPGVQMTAEDLAGQADPEAREMGAEDVPEILELVERTRPGPFLKRTVELGTYLGIRREGRLVALAGERLRPGGWSEISAVCTDPDFRGEGLAARLMRAVAHRMRERGEAPFLHAAADNTSAIRLYESLGFRLRRPVHFLAVRVPEHGA is encoded by the coding sequence ATCGGCGCCGAGCGGCCGCACCCCCTGGACAACCCCGCCCACTGGGCGCTGAGCGGGCCGCAGTCGCACCTGGCCATGGCCCGGGGCCGCGTACGGCGCTTTCCGCTGGAGGTGTCGCCCTGGTCGGCCGTCCCGGGCGAGCCGGAGGCGGCGGACTGGGCCGACCTGGCCCGGCTGACCGGGGGCGGGAACACCGCTCTGTTGCTCACCCTGACCCGGCCGCCCGCGGGCTGGGAGATCCTCTTCGACGCGCCCGGCGTCCAGATGACCGCCGAGGATCTGGCCGGGCAGGCCGATCCCGAGGCGCGGGAGATGGGCGCCGAGGACGTCCCGGAGATCCTCGAACTCGTCGAGCGGACCCGGCCCGGCCCGTTCCTGAAGCGGACCGTGGAACTCGGCACGTATCTCGGCATCCGCCGCGAGGGGCGGCTCGTCGCGCTGGCGGGGGAGCGGCTGCGGCCCGGCGGCTGGAGCGAGATCAGCGCGGTCTGTACCGATCCGGACTTCCGGGGCGAGGGTCTCGCGGCCCGCCTCATGCGGGCGGTGGCGCACCGGATGCGCGAGCGCGGTGAGGCGCCCTTCCTGCACGCCGCCGCCGACAACACCTCCGCGATCAGGCTGTACGAGTCGCTCGGCTTCCGGCTGCGGCGTCCCGTCCACTTCCTTGCCGTACGGGTTCCGGAGCACGGCGCGTAG
- a CDS encoding AMP-binding protein gives MIVPFAVSDFLARATTVYGDRVGAVDEPVQPATPWEGLSYRRIGELARAQAAGLDALGVPHGARVAVVSPNSARLLTSFFGVSGHGRVLVPVNFRLTEGEVRYIVEHSGAEVLLVDPEMDERLAKVGARHRFVIGEESDAELYRFDTEPEPWTHEENATATINYTSGTTARPKGVQITHRNIWINALTFALHAGVSDRDVYLHTLPMFHANGWGMPFAMSALGVPQIVLRKVDGAEILRRVAEHGVTVMCAAPAVVNAVLSAAQSWEGEIPGRDRVRIIVAGAPPPTRTVARVEAELGWEFIQIYGLTETSPLLTINRTRAEWDDLDPQERAGKLVRAGTPALGVSLEISPQEEILARSNVVLEGYWEQPEATADALEDGWFHTGDGGSIDEEGYLSISDRQKDVIITGGENVSSIEVEDVLFSHPAVAEVAVIGVPDEKWGETIKALVVLAEGAEASEADLIAHCKTNLAGYKSPTTVEFRTELARTATGKLQKFKLREPYWQGRERRVN, from the coding sequence ATGATCGTCCCCTTCGCCGTCAGTGACTTCCTCGCCCGCGCCACCACGGTCTACGGCGACCGGGTGGGCGCGGTGGACGAGCCCGTCCAACCTGCCACGCCCTGGGAAGGGCTGAGCTACCGCCGTATCGGCGAACTCGCCCGGGCCCAGGCCGCGGGCCTGGACGCCCTCGGCGTCCCGCACGGCGCCCGGGTGGCCGTGGTCTCCCCCAACAGCGCCCGCCTGCTCACCTCCTTCTTCGGGGTGAGCGGTCACGGCCGGGTCCTGGTACCGGTCAACTTCCGCCTCACCGAGGGCGAGGTGCGCTACATCGTCGAGCACTCCGGCGCCGAAGTCCTGCTCGTGGACCCGGAGATGGACGAGCGGCTGGCCAAGGTCGGCGCCCGGCACCGCTTCGTGATCGGCGAGGAGTCGGACGCGGAGCTGTACCGCTTCGACACCGAGCCCGAGCCGTGGACGCACGAGGAGAACGCCACGGCGACCATCAACTACACCAGCGGAACCACCGCCCGCCCCAAGGGCGTTCAGATCACCCACCGCAACATTTGGATCAACGCGCTCACCTTCGCCCTGCACGCGGGCGTCAGCGACCGCGACGTGTACCTGCACACGCTGCCGATGTTCCACGCCAACGGCTGGGGCATGCCCTTCGCCATGTCCGCCCTCGGCGTACCGCAGATCGTGCTGCGCAAGGTCGACGGCGCCGAGATCCTGCGCCGGGTCGCCGAGCACGGCGTGACCGTCATGTGCGCCGCCCCCGCCGTGGTCAACGCCGTCCTGTCGGCGGCCCAGTCCTGGGAGGGCGAGATCCCGGGCCGTGACCGCGTCCGGATCATCGTCGCCGGAGCGCCGCCGCCCACCCGCACGGTCGCACGCGTCGAGGCCGAACTGGGCTGGGAGTTCATCCAGATCTACGGTCTGACCGAGACCTCCCCGCTGCTCACCATCAACCGCACCCGCGCCGAATGGGACGACCTCGACCCGCAGGAGCGGGCGGGCAAGTTGGTCCGCGCGGGCACCCCGGCACTCGGCGTCAGCCTGGAGATCTCCCCGCAGGAGGAGATTCTCGCCCGCTCCAACGTCGTCCTGGAGGGCTACTGGGAGCAGCCGGAGGCCACCGCCGACGCGCTGGAGGACGGCTGGTTCCACACCGGCGACGGCGGCAGCATCGACGAGGAGGGCTACCTCTCGATCAGCGACCGGCAGAAGGACGTCATCATCACCGGCGGTGAGAACGTCTCCTCGATCGAGGTCGAGGACGTGCTGTTCAGCCACCCGGCGGTGGCCGAGGTGGCGGTGATCGGGGTACCCGACGAGAAGTGGGGCGAGACGATCAAGGCGCTCGTCGTACTCGCCGAGGGAGCCGAGGCCAGTGAGGCGGATCTGATCGCCCACTGCAAGACGAACCTCGCGGGCTACAAGTCCCCCACCACCGTGGAGTTCCGCACCGAACTCGCCCGCACCGCGACCGGCAAGCTGCAGAAGTTCAAACTGCGCGAGCCGTACTGGCAGGGCCGCGAGCGGCGCGTCAACTGA
- a CDS encoding glutathione S-transferase family protein, whose protein sequence is MSGTAGIDGGNETYGRKPFKRSRSHFGDRITADGRDGWPVEAGRYRLVVSRACPWASRALVSRRLLGLEGVLSLAVTDPIQDDRSWRFTLDPGGRDPVLGIRYLHEAYDARESDYPGGVSVPAIVDVPSGRLVTNDFQRITLDLATEWSALHREGAPDLYPQALREEIDEVAEYVYRDVNNGVYRAGFAHDQETYEQACRTLFDRLDWLSRRLADRRYLVGDTVTEADIRLFTTLVRFDAVYHGHFKCNLRKLAEDPVLWAYVRDLYQTPGFGDTVDFDHIKRHYYQVHTGINPTGIVPLGPELGGWLTPHHREQLGGSPFGDGTPPPPVPEAERVPVQGRP, encoded by the coding sequence ATGAGCGGCACCGCCGGAATCGACGGAGGCAACGAGACGTACGGCAGGAAGCCCTTCAAGCGGTCGCGCAGTCACTTCGGCGACCGCATCACCGCCGACGGGCGGGACGGCTGGCCGGTGGAGGCCGGGCGCTACCGGCTCGTCGTGAGCCGCGCCTGCCCGTGGGCGAGCCGGGCCCTGGTCTCGCGGCGCCTGCTGGGCCTGGAAGGGGTGCTGTCCCTCGCGGTCACCGACCCGATCCAGGACGACCGCAGCTGGCGCTTCACCCTCGATCCCGGCGGCCGTGATCCGGTACTCGGCATCCGGTACCTGCACGAGGCGTACGACGCCAGGGAATCGGACTATCCCGGCGGCGTGAGCGTCCCCGCGATCGTCGACGTGCCGAGCGGCAGGCTGGTCACCAACGACTTCCAGCGGATCACCCTCGACCTGGCCACCGAGTGGAGTGCCCTGCACCGCGAGGGCGCGCCCGATCTGTACCCGCAGGCGCTGCGCGAGGAGATCGACGAGGTCGCGGAGTACGTCTACCGGGACGTCAACAACGGTGTGTACCGCGCGGGTTTCGCCCATGACCAGGAGACCTACGAGCAGGCCTGCCGGACGCTGTTCGACCGCCTGGACTGGCTCTCGCGGCGGCTCGCGGACCGTCGCTACCTGGTGGGGGACACCGTCACCGAGGCGGACATCCGGCTGTTCACCACGCTGGTGCGGTTCGACGCGGTCTACCACGGACACTTCAAGTGCAATCTGCGCAAGCTCGCCGAGGACCCGGTGCTCTGGGCCTACGTACGCGACCTCTACCAGACCCCGGGCTTCGGCGACACCGTCGACTTCGACCACATCAAGCGGCACTACTACCAGGTGCACACCGGCATCAACCCGACCGGCATCGTGCCGCTCGGACCCGAGCTCGGTGGCTGGCTGACCCCGCACCACCGCGAGCAGTTGGGCGGGAGCCCCTTCGGTGACGGGACACCGCCGCCGCCCGTGCCGGAGGCGGAGCGGGTGCCCGTACAGGGACGGCCGTAG
- a CDS encoding NUDIX domain-containing protein: MAIPEFISTIRASAGHQLLWLPGVTAIVFDDEDRVLLGRRADNGKWSVIGGIPDPGEQPAACAVREVYEETAVHCVPERIVLVQALEPVTYDNADVCQFMDITFRCRAVGGEARVNDDESLEVAWFALDALPELHEFGLQRIKQALVDEPAWFEPVLPGNEPGCAAPVPGVG, encoded by the coding sequence ATGGCTATCCCTGAGTTCATCAGCACGATCCGGGCCAGCGCGGGCCATCAGCTCCTGTGGCTGCCCGGGGTGACCGCCATCGTCTTCGACGACGAGGACCGGGTGCTGCTCGGGCGCCGTGCCGACAACGGCAAGTGGTCGGTCATCGGCGGCATCCCCGACCCCGGAGAGCAGCCCGCCGCCTGTGCGGTGCGCGAGGTCTACGAGGAGACGGCCGTGCACTGTGTGCCGGAGCGGATCGTCCTGGTCCAGGCGCTGGAGCCGGTCACGTACGACAACGCGGACGTCTGTCAGTTCATGGACATCACCTTCCGCTGCCGTGCGGTGGGCGGCGAGGCCAGGGTCAACGACGACGAGTCGCTCGAGGTGGCCTGGTTCGCGCTGGACGCGCTGCCGGAGCTGCACGAGTTCGGGCTGCAGCGGATCAAGCAGGCCCTGGTCGACGAGCCCGCCTGGTTCGAGCCCGTGCTTCCGGGGAACGAGCCGGGATGCGCCGCACCGGTCCCCGGTGTTGGCTGA
- the lnt gene encoding apolipoprotein N-acyltransferase, with protein sequence MTATATTADESERLRTPQESASRASRLLRRLARPLTAALAGVLLYVSFPPRGLWWLAVPAFAALAWCLRGRHWKAGLGLGYLFGLGFLLPLLVWTGVEVGPVPWLALAAIEALYIGFASAGIAVVSRLPGAPLWSAGLWITAEAVRARVPFGGFPWGKIAFGQADGVFLPLAALGGTPVLGFAVVLTGFGLFETARTLAALRGAGGLRRGAAAIGIGALVLPLLAAFGSRSLVSDEAEDGTRTVALIQGNVPRSGLDFNAQRRAVLDYHARETERLAARVGRGEVARPDLVLWPENSSDIDPFLNGDARTVITRAVKAIGAPVSIGAVVEDGDRLYNQQVLWDPRKGPVDTYNKRQIQPFGEFIPLRPLISVFSSDVDMVRQDFSRGSRPGVFTMDGARVGIATCYEAAFDWAVRDTVTGGAQLLSVPSNNATFGRSEMTYQQLAMSRVRAVEHSRSVVVPVTSGVSAVIMPDGRIVERTKMFTPDSLVEEVPLRSSKTPATRLGTLPEALLVLLGVGGLGWAVAPAVRRRVARGRTDTDTAAG encoded by the coding sequence GTGACCGCCACCGCAACCACCGCAGACGAGTCGGAGCGTCTCAGGACGCCGCAGGAGTCCGCCTCGCGCGCCTCCCGTCTTCTTCGCCGCCTCGCCCGCCCGCTCACCGCGGCGCTGGCCGGGGTGCTGCTCTATGTGAGCTTTCCGCCCCGCGGGTTGTGGTGGCTGGCGGTGCCCGCCTTCGCCGCACTCGCCTGGTGTCTGCGCGGACGCCACTGGAAGGCCGGGCTCGGGCTCGGCTATCTCTTCGGGCTCGGCTTCCTGCTGCCGCTTCTGGTGTGGACCGGCGTCGAGGTGGGCCCCGTGCCGTGGCTGGCGCTGGCCGCGATCGAGGCCCTGTACATCGGCTTCGCGAGCGCGGGCATCGCGGTCGTCTCACGGCTGCCCGGCGCACCCCTCTGGTCGGCGGGCCTGTGGATCACCGCCGAGGCGGTACGTGCCCGGGTCCCCTTCGGCGGCTTCCCCTGGGGCAAGATCGCCTTCGGCCAGGCCGACGGTGTCTTCCTGCCGCTGGCGGCGCTGGGCGGCACCCCGGTACTCGGGTTCGCGGTCGTGCTCACCGGCTTCGGCCTGTTCGAGACCGCGCGCACCCTCGCCGCCCTGCGCGGTGCCGGAGGACTGCGCCGAGGCGCCGCCGCGATAGGCATCGGCGCCCTCGTGCTGCCGCTGCTCGCCGCGTTCGGCTCCCGCTCACTGGTCAGCGACGAGGCGGAGGACGGCACCCGCACGGTCGCCCTGATCCAGGGCAACGTGCCCCGCTCCGGTCTCGACTTCAACGCCCAGCGACGGGCCGTACTCGACTACCACGCACGCGAGACCGAGCGACTGGCCGCCAGGGTCGGCCGCGGCGAGGTGGCGCGCCCCGATCTCGTCCTGTGGCCCGAGAACTCCTCCGACATCGACCCCTTCCTCAACGGCGACGCCCGTACGGTGATCACCCGCGCGGTCAAGGCCATCGGTGCCCCGGTCTCCATCGGCGCGGTCGTCGAGGACGGGGACCGGCTCTACAACCAGCAGGTCCTGTGGGACCCGCGCAAGGGCCCCGTCGACACGTACAACAAGCGGCAGATCCAGCCCTTCGGCGAGTTCATCCCGCTGCGCCCGCTGATCAGCGTCTTCAGCTCGGACGTCGACATGGTCCGGCAGGACTTCAGCCGCGGCTCCCGTCCCGGTGTCTTCACCATGGACGGCGCCCGGGTCGGCATCGCCACCTGCTACGAGGCCGCCTTCGACTGGGCCGTGCGGGACACGGTCACGGGCGGTGCCCAGCTCCTGTCCGTACCCAGCAACAACGCGACCTTCGGCCGCAGCGAGATGACCTACCAGCAGCTCGCGATGTCACGGGTGCGCGCCGTCGAGCACAGCCGCTCCGTGGTCGTTCCGGTCACCAGCGGTGTGAGCGCCGTGATCATGCCGGACGGCAGGATCGTGGAGCGGACCAAGATGTTCACGCCCGACTCCCTGGTCGAGGAGGTGCCGCTGCGCTCCTCGAAGACCCCGGCGACCCGGCTCGGCACGCTGCCCGAGGCGCTCCTGGTCCTGCTCGGTGTCGGCGGGCTCGGCTGGGCGGTGGCTCCTGCCGTGCGGCGCAGGGTGGCGCGGGGCCGTACCGACACGGACACGGCGGCTGGCTAG